ACGATGAGTTTCACCGCTTGTTGGGTCAATAGATAAAGTCGGTGCATTTAAAGAGTCGTGTGAACGACGCATGCCACGGCGTGCTGGGGTACATTTATTTTTTTGAACTGCCATTTGATTTTCCTTTTACTCTAAATTACAAAATTCACATTTATCATGTTGAAATAATTTCAACTAATAATTCTTACAACGCTTTATAAAAAAATACTATTTTATTAGTGGGTAGTACCCAGTCAATTAATACAGTATTATTTTTTTAATTGTTTCAAAATAGCAAAAGGATTATCTGTATCATTTTGCTCTTTTTCAATGCTGTGACTATTACTATCGTCATCAGCCATCAAATCATCCTGCTCAAGAAACGTCACGCGGACATCACAGGCTTTGCCTATTTCAGATTCCTCGTGCATTGGTATCTGCGGTAATGCCAATAATAGCTCGTCTTCAAGCAATGTTCTTGGATCTATTAATTCTTTTTTTGCCAGCCAGAAGATATCATAATTTGATTCTTCAGCTTGTTTTTGAGCAAGTTCACTTTGCACAAAAGCAATCGACAAGTCGCAGTTTAAATCCAGTGTGTAATTATCCATACAACGCTGGCACTGTAAAACAACCTGGGCTAAAACCTGCCCGGTCATAAATCGATTACCTAAAATATCAGTATCAAATTCCAAGTGATATTTAATATCACCGG
This genomic window from sulfur-oxidizing endosymbiont of Gigantopelta aegis contains:
- the rpmF gene encoding 50S ribosomal protein L32 codes for the protein MAVQKNKCTPARRGMRRSHDSLNAPTLSIDPTSGETHRRHHITADGYYKGRKVLGK
- a CDS encoding YceD family protein, which produces MNERIPQRIDFRRYTDQGVTLDGSISLEESGTSMPRLNDAVLENTGDIKYHLEFDTDILGNRFMTGQVLAQVVLQCQRCMDNYTLDLNCDLSIAFVQSELAQKQAEESNYDIFWLAKKELIDPRTLLEDELLLALPQIPMHEESEIGKACDVRVTFLEQDDLMADDDSNSHSIEKEQNDTDNPFAILKQLKK